From the genome of Scytonema hofmannii PCC 7110, one region includes:
- a CDS encoding XRE family transcriptional regulator has translation MIGERIKIARNKAGLSLRQLSEAMQGKVSPQAIGKYERGEMLPSSGVLLALSKALGVSLTYLMDTQGIELGEVDFRSKSNTTVKERARVKTEVLEWVERYLQIEQILDMGSAEWEIPIDIPCKISNIEEAEKIADEVRSQWGLGYDPIPNMTELLEEKGMKVFTINLPEKVSGFTCSIKRSNNHSNVPVVVVNNLFSLERRRLTLGHELAHQLIDSENLSKKDEEKAANFFAGAFLMPREHLDREVGKHRNFLGYQELINLKRLYGVSGAALLVRLKDIGIISDATITYSFQSIARTWRMTEPEELETISERGTKEQAWRFERLCYRALAEDLISLSKATELLRQPIHQVEAGLKGPSGAYSGYC, from the coding sequence ATGATTGGCGAACGCATTAAGATTGCCCGAAATAAAGCGGGTTTGTCTCTTCGCCAGCTCTCCGAAGCTATGCAGGGGAAAGTATCGCCTCAAGCAATCGGAAAGTATGAACGAGGCGAAATGCTCCCAAGCTCCGGTGTTCTACTTGCTCTTAGCAAAGCGCTTGGAGTATCTCTCACTTATTTAATGGATACTCAAGGTATCGAGCTAGGAGAAGTTGACTTCCGCTCCAAAAGCAATACGACTGTTAAAGAGCGTGCAAGAGTTAAAACTGAGGTTCTTGAATGGGTAGAGCGCTACTTACAGATTGAACAAATTCTTGATATGGGTAGTGCAGAATGGGAAATACCTATTGATATACCCTGTAAAATCAGTAATATTGAAGAAGCGGAGAAAATCGCTGATGAAGTTCGGAGCCAGTGGGGTTTAGGTTATGACCCTATCCCAAACATGACTGAGTTATTGGAAGAAAAAGGGATGAAAGTCTTCACAATCAACCTTCCAGAAAAAGTATCGGGCTTTACTTGCTCAATCAAACGCTCCAACAATCATTCAAATGTACCAGTTGTTGTAGTCAACAACCTATTTTCTCTTGAACGGCGTCGGTTAACCCTAGGACACGAGTTAGCTCATCAACTCATAGATTCTGAAAATCTTTCTAAAAAAGATGAGGAAAAAGCTGCAAATTTCTTTGCCGGAGCTTTTTTAATGCCACGAGAACACCTCGATCGTGAAGTTGGTAAGCATCGTAATTTCTTAGGTTACCAAGAGTTAATAAACCTGAAGCGACTGTACGGGGTTAGTGGAGCAGCGTTATTAGTTCGCCTCAAAGATATCGGAATTATTTCTGATGCAACCATAACATACTCTTTTCAATCAATAGCAAGAACTTGGAGAATGACTGAGCCAGAGGAACTTGAAACCATCTCTGAACGTGGTACAAAAGAACAAGCTTGGCGTTTTGAGCGGCTCTGCTATCGTGCGCTAGCAGAAGATTTAATTTCTTTGAGCAAAGCCACAGAGCTTTTGCGACAACCGATTCACCAAGTAGAGGCGGGACTCAAAGGACCAAGTGGTGCTTATTCAGGTTATTGTTAG
- a CDS encoding ABC transporter permease → MNWWHRLKKNPLAKFGAIVLLIFYTLVIAADFVAPYDPYASQPNGSLLPPTRVYWVSQESKQFIGPHIYPTTQGETNLETGDRELIVNYKKPSPLRLFVQGSTYRLFQLSVPLPPKWEEVDIIPGIPLNWHLFGADGEAKFNLVGTDDQGRDQLSRLLVGGRISLFIGIIGVLLTFPLGLIIGGISGYFGSWTDSVIMRLSEVLMTFPSIYLLVTLGAVLPPGISNTQRFLLIVVITSFISWAGLARVIRGQVLSIKEREYVQAAKAMGGKPLYIILRHVLPQTASYIVISATLAIPSFIGAEAVLSLIGLGIQQPDPSWGNMLSLATNASILVLQPWLIWPPAILIILTVLSFNLLGDGLRDALDPRSLQR, encoded by the coding sequence ATGAATTGGTGGCACAGACTTAAGAAAAATCCTTTAGCGAAATTTGGGGCAATTGTGCTCTTGATTTTCTATACGCTAGTTATTGCGGCTGACTTTGTCGCCCCTTATGACCCCTATGCTTCTCAACCCAATGGTTCTCTATTGCCACCAACTCGCGTTTATTGGGTTTCTCAAGAATCAAAACAATTTATCGGTCCTCACATTTATCCCACAACTCAGGGAGAAACAAATTTAGAAACAGGCGATCGCGAACTAATTGTAAACTACAAAAAGCCTTCACCTTTGCGGCTGTTTGTACAAGGTTCTACTTACCGTTTATTTCAGTTAAGCGTACCCCTCCCGCCTAAATGGGAAGAAGTAGATATCATTCCCGGTATCCCCTTAAATTGGCATTTGTTCGGTGCTGACGGTGAGGCAAAGTTCAACCTTGTGGGTACGGATGACCAAGGACGCGATCAGTTAAGTCGTTTGCTTGTCGGTGGTCGAATCAGCCTGTTTATCGGTATTATAGGAGTTCTCCTGACCTTTCCCTTGGGACTAATTATAGGTGGAATTTCTGGATATTTTGGTAGCTGGACAGATAGTGTCATCATGCGATTATCGGAAGTGCTGATGACTTTCCCCAGCATTTATCTTTTGGTAACTTTAGGAGCAGTCTTACCACCAGGTATATCTAATACCCAACGCTTTTTACTCATTGTCGTCATTACTTCCTTTATCAGTTGGGCGGGATTAGCAAGGGTTATTCGCGGACAGGTGCTTTCAATTAAAGAGCGAGAATATGTCCAAGCAGCCAAAGCGATGGGAGGCAAACCGCTTTACATTATCCTTCGTCACGTACTGCCACAAACTGCGAGCTATATTGTTATCTCTGCTACCCTAGCTATTCCTAGTTTCATTGGAGCAGAAGCCGTACTCAGTCTGATTGGATTGGGAATTCAACAGCCAGATCCTTCTTGGGGTAATATGTTATCTCTGGCAACTAATGCTTCTATTCTGGTATTACAACCTTGGTTGATCTGGCCTCCAGCAATTTTAATTATTCTGACAGTGTTGTCTTTCAACTTACTGGGTGATGGGCTGAGGGACGCCCTCGATCCCCGTAGTTTGCAAAGGTGA
- a CDS encoding efflux RND transporter permease subunit: protein MSFNISAWSIKKPVPTIVLFLILTVVGWFSFQSLGIDTNPNIDVPTVQVKVTQPGAGPAELEFQVTKKIEDAVAGLGNIDELRSTVTDGVSTTTINFVLGTNTDRATNDVRNAVSQIRQNLPQDINDPIVQRLEFAGGAILTYAVRSDKRSVEELSNLVDQTISRSLLAVRGVAQVNRIGGVNREIRINLDPTRLQSLGITATQVNDQIRAFNINLPGGRAELGGSEQNIRTLGSAASVQVLRNYEIILPEGGSVPLSSLGTVEDSYGDVRQSARLNNKPVVAFQVLRSTGSVMVTVEEGVKAAVEKLQKTLPSDVKLELIFTRASFVRESYQSTIDELIQASILAILVILVFIRDWRATLITAVALPLSIIPTFAVQYALGYTLNNMTLLALALAVGNLVDDAVVEIENMERHMSMGKSAKQAAFDSSDEVGLAVIASAATIIAVFLPVAFMGGVPGQFFQPFGVTVAVSTIFSTLVARMITPMMGAYLMKDKHPNKQGKNQKFSSSRPRFQPYKSLLRFALRHRLTTMGIAIAFFIASLMLVPLIPKGLVDGGDIGISIISAELPPGSSLEDTKLLATQITNLVKENPNVLSVLSTEDINTATLTLQLKPKEEGRKLSQIEFEKSVRPLLEKVPGARIGFQSAGSVGGRKDLTLLLRSENPEALTQTADAIEKQMRGIPGLVEVSSSASLVKPEILVVPDPQRAADLGVSVQSIARTASLATIGDNDASLAKYNLPDRQIPIRIQIDPKAREDITTLKNLQVPTSNGSVVPLIAVADIRFGSGPASINRFDRTRQVSLEANLEGISLGDGLTAVNQLPALQKLPPGVMLQNSGDAKIMSDIFSRFGGALGLALMCIYAILVLLYNNFLHPITIMAALPFCLGGALVGLMLAQKALGIYALIGIVLLMGIVTKNSILLVDYTIINMEEGKTQRQALIEAGLSRLRPIMMTSLATIAGTVPLALGIGAGAEVRQSMGVAILGGFTTSTLLTLVVVPVLFSYIDDFQNWMLNIVKYGFGRKKKQRRNVVEGNGVVRDLPPANSN from the coding sequence ATGTCCTTCAACATTTCAGCTTGGTCGATAAAAAAGCCAGTTCCAACAATAGTATTATTCTTAATTTTGACGGTAGTGGGTTGGTTTTCCTTCCAATCTTTAGGGATTGATACCAACCCAAATATTGATGTTCCAACGGTACAGGTAAAAGTTACACAACCAGGGGCTGGTCCTGCGGAATTGGAATTCCAAGTCACAAAAAAAATTGAAGATGCGGTGGCTGGGTTGGGTAACATTGACGAACTGCGATCGACAGTTACTGATGGCGTTTCCACAACCACAATCAACTTTGTGTTGGGGACAAACACAGATCGCGCTACAAATGATGTTCGCAATGCTGTCTCTCAAATTCGTCAAAACCTTCCCCAAGATATCAATGACCCCATTGTGCAACGCTTAGAATTTGCTGGGGGTGCTATTCTCACCTACGCAGTCAGGTCTGATAAGCGTTCTGTAGAGGAATTAAGTAACCTTGTTGACCAAACCATCAGCCGTTCATTGTTAGCGGTTCGAGGAGTAGCACAAGTGAATCGGATAGGTGGGGTTAACCGAGAAATCCGGATTAATTTAGATCCCACTCGCTTACAATCTTTAGGTATTACTGCTACCCAAGTCAACGATCAGATCCGGGCTTTTAACATTAACTTACCAGGTGGACGTGCAGAACTTGGTGGTAGCGAACAAAATATCCGTACTCTCGGTAGTGCTGCTAGCGTACAAGTTTTAAGAAACTACGAAATTATCTTACCTGAAGGTGGTTCTGTACCCTTGTCTAGTTTGGGAACGGTAGAAGATAGCTACGGTGATGTGCGACAATCTGCAAGATTGAACAACAAACCTGTGGTCGCGTTCCAAGTGTTGCGAAGTACGGGCAGTGTTATGGTGACAGTGGAAGAAGGAGTCAAAGCAGCCGTCGAAAAACTGCAAAAAACTCTTCCTTCTGATGTTAAGTTGGAATTAATTTTTACCAGAGCTTCTTTTGTTAGGGAATCTTACCAAAGTACAATTGATGAATTAATCCAAGCTTCAATACTCGCAATACTGGTTATCTTAGTATTTATACGTGATTGGCGAGCAACATTAATCACGGCTGTGGCATTGCCACTCTCCATAATTCCGACCTTTGCCGTGCAATATGCCTTGGGTTATACTCTCAACAATATGACCTTGCTAGCACTTGCACTTGCAGTCGGTAACCTAGTAGATGATGCCGTCGTAGAAATTGAAAACATGGAACGGCACATGTCAATGGGTAAATCAGCAAAGCAAGCTGCATTTGACTCATCTGATGAAGTGGGTTTGGCTGTGATAGCAAGTGCGGCCACAATTATTGCCGTATTTCTACCCGTTGCTTTTATGGGAGGTGTTCCGGGTCAATTTTTCCAACCCTTCGGTGTGACTGTTGCCGTTTCTACCATCTTCTCAACCTTAGTAGCAAGGATGATTACGCCGATGATGGGGGCGTATTTGATGAAGGACAAGCATCCGAACAAACAAGGGAAAAATCAGAAGTTCTCCTCCTCCCGTCCTCGCTTCCAACCCTACAAATCCCTGCTCAGATTCGCATTGCGTCATAGATTGACAACGATGGGGATTGCCATAGCATTCTTCATTGCCAGTTTGATGCTTGTTCCTCTCATTCCTAAGGGACTGGTGGATGGCGGTGACATTGGAATTTCTATTATCTCCGCAGAACTCCCCCCCGGTTCTTCTTTGGAAGATACCAAACTCTTAGCAACCCAAATTACCAACCTTGTTAAGGAGAATCCCAATGTTTTGAGTGTGCTATCCACAGAAGATATCAATACTGCAACTCTCACTCTTCAGTTGAAGCCTAAAGAAGAAGGGCGAAAACTTTCCCAGATAGAGTTTGAGAAATCCGTGCGTCCTTTGCTAGAAAAAGTTCCAGGTGCAAGAATTGGTTTCCAAAGTGCTGGTTCTGTTGGTGGTCGCAAGGATTTAACCCTACTCTTACGCAGTGAAAACCCTGAAGCATTAACCCAAACCGCAGATGCGATCGAAAAACAAATGCGGGGAATACCGGGCTTGGTGGAGGTGTCTTCCAGTGCAAGTTTGGTGAAACCAGAAATTTTGGTTGTTCCCGATCCGCAACGGGCGGCAGATTTAGGAGTTTCGGTGCAATCTATTGCCCGGACTGCATCTCTTGCTACGATTGGAGATAACGATGCTAGTTTGGCGAAATATAATCTACCCGATCGCCAAATCCCAATCCGTATCCAAATTGACCCTAAAGCCCGTGAGGACATCACCACTCTCAAAAATCTTCAAGTTCCCACTTCCAATGGAAGTGTGGTGCCCTTAATTGCCGTTGCAGACATCCGCTTTGGCAGTGGTCCTGCAAGTATTAACCGTTTCGATCGCACCCGTCAAGTTTCTTTAGAAGCGAACTTAGAAGGAATTTCCTTGGGGGATGGTCTTACAGCAGTTAATCAACTACCAGCTTTGCAAAAGCTACCTCCGGGAGTCATGTTGCAAAACTCCGGTGATGCCAAGATTATGTCTGACATCTTCAGTCGTTTTGGTGGTGCATTAGGGCTTGCCTTAATGTGTATCTATGCGATTCTCGTTTTGTTGTATAACAACTTCCTTCACCCCATAACCATTATGGCGGCGTTACCCTTCTGTTTGGGTGGCGCGTTGGTAGGTTTGATGCTGGCACAAAAAGCTTTAGGAATCTATGCTTTGATTGGTATTGTGTTGTTGATGGGAATTGTCACAAAAAATTCAATTCTGTTGGTTGACTACACAATTATCAACATGGAGGAAGGAAAAACCCAACGTCAGGCACTCATAGAAGCTGGGTTGTCGCGTCTGCGCCCAATTATGATGACTTCATTGGCAACCATTGCAGGTACTGTTCCCTTAGCATTGGGAATTGGTGCAGGTGCGGAAGTCCGCCAATCAATGGGGGTTGCTATCTTGGGAGGTTTTACCACTTCCACTTTGCTAACCTTGGTGGTTGTACCCGTGCTGTTCTCCTATATTGACGACTTCCAAAACTGGATGCTGAATATAGTTAAATACGGTTTTGGGAGGAAGAAAAAGCAACGGCGAAATGTTGTTGAAGGCAATGGAGTGGTGAGGGATTTGCCCCCTGCTAACTCAAATTAG
- a CDS encoding MFS transporter — MPLNGKNKTARNVIFLIIIFVVIELLDELVDGVRGAAWPLIRNDLHLSYVQVGMLLTIPNTISSLIEPILGIWGDIGQRRQLILGGGVGFAIALLLISLSHNFSLLLAAFVLFYPASGCFVSLSQATLMDIEPTRHEQNMARWTLAGSFGNVIGPLVLACATALHQSWRSAFFTLAVLTVLLLGMLWKYRKATPTSSSPIDEPMHGFKDGIRNAINALKRRKVLLWLTLLQCSDLMLDILRGFLALYFVDVVGANNTQTSFAVTVWLGFGLVGDFLLIPLLERVRGLDYLRLSAMIVLCLYPAFLVVPNINIKLVILGLLGFFNAGWYSILQGQLYTAMPGQSGTVMTLNNLFGLVGGLLPLGLGLVAQQHGLYWTMWLLLAAPIALLIGLLP, encoded by the coding sequence ATGCCATTGAATGGTAAAAATAAAACTGCTAGGAATGTAATTTTTTTAATTATTATCTTCGTGGTCATCGAATTATTAGACGAGCTTGTTGATGGAGTGCGTGGAGCCGCTTGGCCATTGATTCGTAACGACTTGCATCTTTCTTATGTACAAGTAGGAATGTTGCTGACGATACCCAATACTATCAGTAGCTTGATAGAGCCGATTTTGGGAATCTGGGGAGATATCGGTCAGCGACGGCAATTGATTTTGGGTGGAGGCGTTGGTTTTGCGATCGCGTTGCTGCTGATTTCCCTCAGTCATAACTTTTCATTGTTATTAGCCGCCTTTGTATTGTTTTATCCAGCATCTGGCTGTTTTGTTAGTCTTTCCCAAGCCACCTTAATGGACATCGAACCTACACGCCACGAGCAAAATATGGCACGTTGGACATTAGCAGGTTCTTTCGGAAATGTAATTGGACCCTTGGTTTTAGCTTGTGCAACCGCATTACATCAAAGTTGGCGGAGTGCGTTTTTTACATTAGCAGTACTGACAGTGTTGCTGTTGGGAATGCTGTGGAAGTATCGAAAAGCAACTCCAACTTCATCTTCCCCAATTGATGAACCAATGCATGGCTTCAAAGATGGGATACGGAATGCGATCAACGCATTAAAACGGCGTAAAGTGCTACTTTGGTTAACTTTACTTCAATGTTCTGATTTAATGTTGGATATTCTAAGAGGCTTTTTAGCACTGTACTTTGTTGATGTGGTTGGTGCAAACAACACGCAGACAAGTTTTGCTGTAACTGTATGGCTGGGATTTGGCTTGGTGGGAGATTTTTTACTCATCCCTTTACTAGAACGGGTGCGGGGATTAGATTATTTAAGATTAAGCGCCATGATAGTCTTGTGTCTTTACCCAGCTTTTTTGGTTGTACCAAACATAAATATCAAATTGGTAATTCTCGGCTTGCTGGGTTTCTTCAACGCTGGTTGGTACTCAATTCTCCAAGGGCAATTGTACACAGCTATGCCCGGACAAAGTGGTACAGTCATGACGCTAAACAATTTGTTTGGTTTAGTTGGTGGTTTATTACCCCTTGGGCTTGGGTTAGTTGCTCAACAGCATGGTTTGTACTGGACTATGTGGCTGTTACTTGCAGCACCCATAGCCTTGCTAATTGGACTTTTGCCCTGA
- a CDS encoding Npun_R2479 family HD domain-containing metalloprotein, which yields MFNATEILIDTFVEQIREGYTRTYGCYKHDYQDIIAWAGNMALENIANSDALYHNVEHSILVTLVGQEILRGKHIREGGVSSEDWLHFMISLLCHDIGYVKGVCRLDRDEEGLYATGKDGKMISLAPGASDASLTPHHVDRAKLFIDERFGGHKLIDAEVIKRNIELTRFPVPAVDDHQDTHSFAGLVRGADLIGQLSDPRYLKKITSLFYEFEETGMNKVLGYQNPADLRKNYAKFYWNVVYQYIRDALRYLSLTQQGKQIIANLYSNVFVIEHEKSQEDNLYLMEKLRA from the coding sequence ATGTTTAATGCAACTGAGATTTTAATAGACACCTTTGTAGAGCAAATTCGTGAAGGATACACTCGCACTTACGGCTGTTATAAGCACGACTACCAAGATATCATAGCTTGGGCGGGTAACATGGCTTTGGAAAATATTGCCAATAGCGATGCTTTGTATCATAACGTAGAACACTCTATCTTAGTGACCTTAGTAGGGCAAGAAATTTTACGTGGCAAACACATCCGTGAAGGTGGGGTTTCCAGTGAAGACTGGTTGCATTTTATGATTTCCTTACTTTGCCATGACATTGGTTATGTGAAAGGGGTATGCCGTCTAGACCGCGATGAAGAAGGCTTGTATGCTACGGGTAAAGACGGGAAAATGATTAGTCTAGCACCTGGTGCTTCTGATGCCAGTCTCACTCCACACCATGTTGATAGAGCTAAACTCTTTATAGATGAACGTTTTGGCGGTCACAAACTGATAGATGCTGAGGTAATCAAGAGAAATATTGAATTAACTCGCTTCCCAGTACCAGCTGTAGATGACCACCAAGATACACATAGTTTTGCTGGATTGGTGCGTGGGGCTGATTTAATCGGTCAGTTAAGTGATCCCCGTTATTTAAAAAAGATTACTTCTTTGTTTTACGAGTTTGAAGAAACTGGTATGAATAAGGTATTGGGTTACCAAAACCCTGCCGACTTACGCAAAAACTACGCCAAGTTTTATTGGAATGTGGTCTATCAATACATTCGCGATGCATTACGTTACCTTTCTCTAACACAGCAAGGCAAACAAATCATTGCTAATCTTTACTCTAACGTGTTTGTTATAGAACACGAAAAATCTCAAGAAGATAACTTGTATTTAATGGAGAAACTTCGTGCATAG
- a CDS encoding UDP-N-acetylmuramoyl-tripeptide--D-alanyl-D-alanine ligase, with protein sequence MSFSITLSQLVKILAAQAVNLSENELAQSSNGIQTDSRILKPGEIFVALRGEKFDGHEFIQTAIDNGALAAIVDFKYESGEFPVLQVQDTLSAYQKIGRWWRDRFQIPVIGVTGSVGKTTTKELIAAVLATKGKVLKTYGNYNNEIGVPKTLLQLTAEHEFAVIEMAMRGKGQIAELTHIANPTIGVITNVGTAHIELLGSEEAIAQAKCELLAEMPKDSVAILNHDCPLLIETAAKVWQGKVLTYGLSGGDIQGRLVDSETFEVAGIQIPLPLPGRHNATNFLAALAVAQVLDIDWSFLEAGVMVDMPGGRSQRFTLSNDVVILDETYNAAPEAMQAALNLLAETPGHRRIAVLGAMKELGERSHNIHQKVGETVRKLNLDALLVLVDGKDAQAIAESAEGVTCECFSTHGDLVARLKTFVQEGDRILFKAAHSVGLDKVVSQFRTEFINSDQ encoded by the coding sequence ATGTCTTTTTCTATAACTCTAAGCCAGTTAGTTAAAATTCTTGCTGCCCAAGCTGTCAATTTATCTGAAAATGAGCTAGCACAATCGAGTAACGGTATACAAACGGACAGTCGTATTCTCAAGCCAGGTGAAATATTTGTGGCTTTGCGCGGTGAGAAATTTGATGGACACGAATTTATCCAAACAGCGATAGACAATGGTGCTTTGGCAGCTATTGTGGATTTTAAATATGAGAGTGGTGAATTTCCAGTTTTGCAAGTCCAAGATACTCTCTCAGCTTATCAGAAAATTGGTAGATGGTGGCGGGATCGGTTTCAAATTCCAGTTATTGGGGTAACGGGTTCTGTGGGTAAAACCACCACTAAGGAACTCATTGCTGCTGTGTTGGCGACAAAAGGAAAAGTTCTCAAAACCTATGGCAATTACAACAATGAAATTGGGGTGCCAAAAACTCTGCTGCAACTGACTGCAGAACATGAATTCGCGGTTATTGAAATGGCAATGCGCGGAAAAGGACAAATTGCCGAACTCACTCACATCGCCAATCCGACCATTGGGGTGATTACTAATGTAGGAACGGCACACATTGAGCTTTTGGGTTCTGAGGAAGCGATCGCTCAAGCAAAATGTGAGTTACTAGCAGAAATGCCTAAAGATAGTGTAGCAATTCTCAACCATGATTGTCCGCTATTAATTGAAACTGCAGCGAAAGTGTGGCAGGGAAAAGTTTTGACCTATGGTTTGTCTGGTGGTGATATCCAAGGCAGACTTGTTGATAGCGAAACTTTTGAAGTTGCTGGAATACAGATCCCCTTACCTTTGCCCGGACGTCACAATGCAACTAACTTTCTGGCAGCTTTAGCAGTGGCGCAAGTGCTGGATATTGATTGGTCGTTTTTAGAAGCAGGTGTGATGGTGGATATGCCAGGAGGGCGATCGCAGCGTTTTACTTTGTCCAATGATGTGGTCATTTTGGATGAAACATATAATGCTGCACCAGAAGCTATGCAAGCAGCGTTGAACTTATTAGCAGAAACACCAGGTCATCGGCGTATCGCTGTACTGGGTGCTATGAAAGAATTGGGAGAGCGATCGCACAATATCCACCAAAAAGTAGGAGAAACAGTGCGAAAATTAAATTTAGATGCGTTGTTGGTTTTGGTTGATGGAAAAGATGCCCAAGCTATAGCTGAGAGTGCAGAAGGTGTAACCTGTGAATGCTTTTCAACCCACGGGGACTTGGTTGCTAGGTTAAAGACATTTGTACAAGAGGGCGATCGAATTCTTTTTAAAGCAGCACACTCTGTAGGATTGGATAAGGTTGTCAGTCAGTTCCGGACAGAGTTTATTAACAGTGACCAGTGA
- a CDS encoding efflux RND transporter periplasmic adaptor subunit, with the protein MGEESLSELELEAPVMAEDAKWEEKKTVEKRGNPWLVPLLVGTGLGVAISFGGMGVLSNRSMSQKPPVASKLVPAAPNMTVTVALVETTRVARTLYTTGSVAARDLTPVLPQANGLQIKQILVKEGEKVKASQVMAVLDDSLLQEQIRQAQAEVEAKQADVASKQADLISKRTSVTSSEAVVASNQAIVQQKVADLAQAKAKLREAELNFQRNQKLANEGAISRQQFDTATTNLATATEVVRLAEANIRSAQANVKSSQANIGGALAGVKIAQANVNSAQANVKSSAARVEQLKTQLRQTVVRAPVSGVVAEKLARVGDVTGVPPQTQVGTVVGGTQKLFSIIQDGELELLARVPEIQLPQVRIDAPVQVTSDMDSRVKLQGKVREIEPIVNQQRREATVKINLPATTSLKLGMFARAAITTTTTTGIAVPQKAVLPQPDGSVVVFILSGEDAVRAQKVELGEVLIGGRVEVKSGLQPGDRIIIQGAGYLKDGDKVRVVNAGG; encoded by the coding sequence GTGGGTGAAGAGAGTTTGTCAGAACTAGAACTGGAAGCACCAGTGATGGCGGAAGACGCCAAATGGGAAGAGAAAAAAACGGTGGAAAAGCGGGGAAACCCTTGGCTAGTACCGTTGTTAGTGGGTACGGGATTGGGCGTTGCTATCTCCTTTGGGGGAATGGGCGTTCTCAGCAATCGTTCGATGAGCCAAAAACCACCAGTTGCAAGTAAATTGGTGCCAGCCGCACCAAATATGACTGTTACTGTCGCCCTAGTCGAAACAACCCGTGTTGCCCGTACACTGTACACGACGGGGAGTGTAGCAGCACGCGACCTAACTCCGGTTTTGCCGCAAGCAAATGGTTTGCAAATCAAACAGATTCTTGTGAAGGAAGGAGAAAAAGTCAAAGCCAGTCAAGTGATGGCTGTGTTAGACGATTCTCTCCTACAAGAGCAAATTCGGCAAGCACAAGCGGAAGTAGAAGCAAAACAGGCGGATGTAGCATCCAAGCAGGCAGATCTCATATCGAAACGAACATCGGTGACATCCAGTGAAGCAGTTGTTGCTTCCAATCAAGCCATTGTGCAGCAAAAAGTAGCTGACTTGGCTCAAGCTAAAGCAAAGTTGAGAGAAGCGGAACTCAATTTCCAGCGCAATCAAAAACTGGCAAATGAAGGGGCAATTAGCCGCCAACAGTTTGATACTGCGACAACAAATTTGGCAACAGCAACAGAGGTAGTGCGCCTTGCTGAAGCTAATATCCGAAGTGCTCAAGCTAATGTTAAGAGTTCTCAAGCGAACATTGGTGGTGCATTGGCTGGTGTCAAAATTGCCCAAGCTAATGTCAACAGCGCCCAAGCTAATGTCAAAAGTAGTGCAGCTAGGGTAGAACAACTAAAAACTCAACTCAGACAAACTGTGGTTCGCGCTCCTGTCTCAGGAGTTGTGGCAGAAAAACTTGCCCGAGTTGGGGATGTGACGGGTGTACCGCCACAAACTCAAGTTGGAACTGTGGTTGGTGGGACACAAAAATTATTCTCAATTATTCAAGATGGTGAGTTGGAGTTACTTGCACGAGTTCCAGAAATTCAATTGCCACAAGTCCGAATTGATGCGCCCGTGCAAGTCACTTCTGATATGGATAGTCGGGTGAAATTGCAAGGAAAAGTTAGAGAAATAGAACCGATTGTGAATCAGCAAAGGCGTGAAGCAACGGTGAAAATTAATTTGCCTGCAACGACTTCTTTAAAACTAGGTATGTTTGCCCGTGCTGCCATTACCACCACAACGACAACGGGTATAGCTGTACCGCAAAAAGCCGTACTACCCCAACCTGATGGGAGTGTAGTGGTGTTCATCCTATCGGGTGAAGACGCTGTCCGCGCTCAAAAAGTAGAACTAGGAGAAGTTCTTATTGGTGGCAGAGTGGAAGTCAAAAGTGGATTGCAACCTGGCGATCGCATAATCATCCAAGGTGCTGGCTATCTCAAAGATGGCGACAAAGTTCGAGTCGTTAATGCTGGTGGTTAA
- a CDS encoding PIN domain-containing protein, producing the protein MLIQVIVSDSSCLIDLRKVSLLGALISLPYEITIPDTLFYNELIELTESERTTLINSGLKILETPPTGISRIQGISRQFPALSIYDCFAFALAERLQNSILLTGDKTLRRIATNHRIEVHGILWAIDEMYKTATATVKELYDALILFEKDPTIRLPKKDLENYLERYKNIL; encoded by the coding sequence GTGCTTATTCAGGTTATTGTTAGTGACTCGTCTTGTCTGATCGATCTACGCAAAGTGTCCTTATTGGGCGCTCTTATATCTCTTCCTTATGAAATTACAATTCCAGATACTCTTTTCTACAATGAGCTAATTGAGTTGACAGAGTCTGAAAGAACAACACTTATTAACAGTGGTTTGAAAATTCTTGAAACACCGCCTACAGGGATCAGCCGAATCCAAGGAATTAGCCGTCAATTCCCAGCTTTATCAATTTATGACTGTTTTGCTTTTGCCCTTGCAGAACGCTTACAAAACTCAATTTTACTCACGGGGGACAAAACGTTACGAAGAATAGCAACTAATCATCGTATTGAAGTTCACGGAATACTTTGGGCAATTGATGAAATGTATAAAACTGCAACAGCAACGGTCAAGGAACTTTATGACGCATTGATTTTATTTGAAAAAGATCCAACTATACGTTTACCTAAAAAAGATTTAGAAAATTATCTTGAACGATATAAAAATATCTTATGA